The DNA sequence GTTCAGCCAGTACAAACGTCTGTTCGGAACGCCGAGATGGCTTCAGTCCATTGACAACATGTTCGTCTTCGGCATTTTGTTCATTCTCATATGTCTTGTTCTCGGCTTCCTGATGGCGGTGGCGCTCGATCAGAAGATCCGGGCGGAGAACGTGTTCCGGACCATCTATCTCTACCCGTATTCTCTTTCCTTCATTGTCACCGGTGTCATCTGGCAGTGGATGATGAACCCGGCGCTCGGCATTCAGAAGGCCGTCAACGACCTCGGCTGGACCTCGTTCGAGTTTGACTGGGTGGTCGATCCCGACAAGGCGATCTACGCGGTCGTTCTCGCCGCCGTCTGGCAGTCGGCAGGTCTTGTCATGGCGCTGATGCTGGCCGGCCTGCGTGGTGTCGATCCCGACCTGTGGAAGGCCATCCGCGTTGATGGTGTTCCTACATGGCGTGCTTACATCTCGATCATCATACCGATCCTCAGCCCCATGATCGTTACGTCGGTCGTCCTCCTTGGCATATCCGTGGTGAAATCCTACGATCTGGTCGTGGCGTTGACCAATGGCGGACCAGGAACGGCAACCGACGTCCCGGCCAAATTCATCATGGATTTCCTTTTCCTGCGATCCAATATCGGGCTGGCATCGGCAGGCGCGACTGTCATGCTGGTCGCCGTCGTCGCGGCTGTCGCTCCAT is a window from the Pararhizobium gei genome containing:
- a CDS encoding carbohydrate ABC transporter permease; the protein is MPSTRKPPRRLNMAGIALWPSWIIVAVAYIGTMVWTVGISFTNSKLLPVANYAGFSQYKRLFGTPRWLQSIDNMFVFGILFILICLVLGFLMAVALDQKIRAENVFRTIYLYPYSLSFIVTGVIWQWMMNPALGIQKAVNDLGWTSFEFDWVVDPDKAIYAVVLAAVWQSAGLVMALMLAGLRGVDPDLWKAIRVDGVPTWRAYISIIIPILSPMIVTSVVLLGISVVKSYDLVVALTNGGPGTATDVPAKFIMDFLFLRSNIGLASAGATVMLVAVVAAVAPWVYAVYMRPKTTG